In Pseudomonas saudiphocaensis, one DNA window encodes the following:
- the folX gene encoding dihydroneopterin triphosphate 2'-epimerase: MLRLEPSMARIRVKDLRLRTFIGIKEEEIINKQDVLINLTMLYSAADAVRDNDIEHALNYRTITKAVIQHVEENRFALLERLTQEILDLVMRHPEVRYAEVEVDKPHALRFAESVSITLAAHRD; this comes from the coding sequence ATGCTCCGACTGGAACCTTCGATGGCGCGCATACGCGTCAAGGACTTGAGACTGCGCACCTTCATTGGCATCAAGGAAGAGGAAATCATCAACAAGCAGGACGTGTTGATCAACCTGACGATGCTCTATTCAGCTGCCGATGCTGTGCGCGACAACGATATCGAACATGCCCTGAACTACCGCACCATTACCAAGGCCGTCATTCAGCACGTCGAAGAAAACCGCTTCGCCCTGCTCGAACGACTCACCCAGGAAATCCTCGACTTGGTCATGCGGCATCCAGAGGTGCGCTATGCCGAAGTTGAAGTCGACAAGCCTCACGCCTTGCGCTTCGCCGAATCGGTATCGATAACCCTGGCAGCCCATCGCGACTGA